A window of the Streptomyces sp. NBC_01351 genome harbors these coding sequences:
- a CDS encoding RNA polymerase sigma factor, producing the protein MSGEVRAAQRGDEAAFRALFRQVQPGLLRYLTVLVGEEAEDVASETWLQVARDLGTFHGDFDGFRGWVTTIARNRALDLLRRRRRRPTADLPVEYLLDRRAPEDTESAALATVAAADALALIARLPRDQGEAVLLRVVMDLDAESAARVLGKRAGAVRTAAHRGLRKLAKLLEQQEQHKTGPSGAQQPLEGSFAPGVTPPTSPTLKDAR; encoded by the coding sequence ATGTCCGGGGAGGTCAGAGCGGCACAACGGGGGGACGAGGCGGCCTTCCGGGCGCTCTTTCGGCAGGTGCAGCCCGGGCTGCTGCGCTATCTGACCGTGCTCGTCGGGGAGGAGGCCGAGGACGTCGCCTCCGAGACCTGGCTGCAGGTCGCCCGGGACCTGGGAACCTTCCACGGGGACTTCGACGGGTTCCGCGGCTGGGTGACGACCATCGCCCGCAACCGGGCGCTCGACCTGCTGCGCCGGCGCCGCCGCCGCCCGACGGCCGACCTGCCCGTCGAGTACCTGCTCGACCGGCGTGCGCCCGAGGACACCGAGTCGGCCGCGCTGGCCACCGTCGCCGCCGCGGACGCGCTCGCCCTCATAGCCCGGCTCCCCCGCGACCAGGGCGAGGCCGTGCTCCTGCGCGTGGTCATGGACCTGGACGCGGAGAGCGCGGCGCGCGTGCTCGGCAAGCGGGCCGGCGCTGTGCGCACGGCCGCGCACCGGGGCCTGCGCAAACTCGCCAAACTCCTCGAACAGCAGGAACAGCACAAAACCGGCCCCAGCGGCGCTCAGCAGCCGCTCGAAGGAAGTTTCGCCCCAGGAGTGACACCGCCGACCTCTCCGACGCTGAAGGATGCGAGATGA
- a CDS encoding SulP family inorganic anion transporter, with translation MPSSAFSLRRPSWLSPKVLRTEVLGGLVVALALIPEAISFSIIAGVDPAIGLFASFTMAVTIAIVGGRPAMISAATGAVALVIAPLNREHGFGYLVAAVILAGVFQIVLGALGVARLLRFVPRSVMVGFVNSLAILVFMAQVPELRNVPWAVYPLVVAGLALMVFFPKVTTVVPAPLVSIVILTAITVAAGIAVPTVGDKGSLPSALPVPGLPDVPFTLETLTTVAPYAFAMALVGLMESLMTAKLVDEITDTRSSKTRESVGQGIANIVTGFFGGMGGCAMIGQTMINVKVSGARTRLSTFLAGAFLMVLCIVFGPVVSEIPMAALVAVMVMVCFATFDWHSIAPKTLKRMPAGEITVMVVTVTCVVATHNLAVGVIAGSVTAMVIFAKRVAHLANVTSVTDPDGTEVIYSVTGELFFASSNDLVTRFDYAGDPDKVVIDLSSAHIWDASTVAALDAVETKYAQRGKSVEITGLNEHSARIHRTLSGELSPGQ, from the coding sequence ATGCCCTCCTCCGCTTTCTCCCTGCGCCGTCCGTCCTGGCTCTCGCCCAAGGTGTTGCGGACCGAGGTGCTCGGCGGGCTGGTCGTCGCGCTGGCGCTCATACCCGAGGCCATCTCGTTCTCGATCATCGCGGGAGTGGATCCGGCGATCGGGCTGTTCGCCTCCTTCACGATGGCCGTGACGATCGCGATCGTGGGCGGGCGGCCGGCGATGATCTCGGCGGCGACCGGGGCGGTCGCCCTCGTCATCGCACCGCTCAACCGCGAGCACGGGTTCGGCTACCTGGTGGCCGCGGTCATCCTGGCCGGCGTCTTCCAGATCGTGCTCGGCGCGCTCGGGGTGGCCCGGCTGCTGCGCTTCGTGCCGCGCTCGGTGATGGTCGGCTTCGTCAACTCGCTCGCCATCCTGGTCTTCATGGCGCAGGTGCCGGAGCTGCGGAACGTGCCGTGGGCCGTGTACCCGCTCGTCGTCGCCGGGCTGGCGTTGATGGTGTTCTTCCCGAAGGTCACCACCGTGGTCCCCGCGCCGCTCGTGTCCATCGTCATCCTCACCGCCATCACCGTGGCCGCCGGGATCGCGGTGCCGACGGTCGGGGACAAGGGTTCGCTGCCGTCGGCGCTGCCGGTGCCCGGGCTGCCGGACGTGCCGTTCACCCTGGAGACGCTGACGACCGTGGCTCCGTACGCCTTCGCCATGGCGCTGGTCGGGCTGATGGAATCGCTGATGACGGCGAAGCTCGTCGACGAGATCACCGACACCCGGTCCTCGAAGACCCGCGAGTCGGTCGGCCAGGGCATCGCGAACATCGTCACCGGCTTCTTCGGCGGCATGGGCGGCTGCGCCATGATCGGCCAGACGATGATCAACGTGAAGGTGTCGGGGGCGCGGACCCGGCTGTCGACGTTCCTCGCGGGCGCCTTCCTGATGGTGCTGTGCATCGTCTTCGGGCCGGTCGTCTCCGAGATCCCGATGGCCGCTCTGGTCGCCGTCATGGTGATGGTCTGCTTCGCGACCTTCGACTGGCACTCGATCGCCCCGAAGACCCTGAAGCGGATGCCCGCCGGGGAGATCACCGTCATGGTGGTCACCGTGACGTGCGTCGTCGCCACCCACAACCTGGCCGTCGGTGTCATCGCCGGGTCGGTGACCGCGATGGTCATCTTCGCCAAGCGGGTCGCGCACCTGGCGAACGTCACCTCGGTCACCGACCCGGACGGGACCGAGGTGATCTACTCCGTCACGGGCGAGTTGTTCTTCGCTTCCTCCAACGACCTGGTGACGCGGTTCGACTACGCGGGAGACCCGGACAAGGTCGTCATCGACCTGTCCTCGGCCCACATCTGGGACGCCTCGACGGTCGCCGCGCTGGACGCCGTCGAGACGAAGTACGCCCAGCGCGGGAAGAGCGTCGAGATCACCGGCCTGAACGAGCACAGCGCGCGTATCCACCGCACCCTGAGCGGCGAGCTCTCCCCCGGGCAGTGA
- a CDS encoding M4 family metallopeptidase, producing MPRRIPSGLIAAATATVALALAAPASASPAAPAASFPQGRVFMVNPVQSSGDQTLADAKDSAGAVPASAYATAALRNLDASGGLSGKWAHVRSDTGASAKTASAASYDRHDDRFEQVMAYFWVNEAQEYLQGLGFGTELPGANDRAQPVRINQWGADNSFFTDKKDEIRFGKGGVDDAEDAEVIVHEYGHAVHEAQVPGFGTSVEAGAIGEAFGDYLAVEVGSAAVARYGWVRTADEACVADWDSVPYSEAPHCLRRIDGSKVYADRVGQVHADGQIWSRALFDIRGALGARTADRIIVNAQFGFAPDTSFTDAALKTIATAEQMYGSGAADAVRGAFQARQIPGV from the coding sequence ATGCCTCGCCGTATACCCAGCGGCCTGATCGCCGCGGCCACCGCCACCGTGGCTCTCGCCCTGGCCGCACCCGCCTCGGCTTCCCCGGCCGCCCCGGCCGCCTCCTTCCCCCAGGGCCGCGTGTTCATGGTCAACCCCGTCCAGTCCTCCGGCGACCAGACGCTCGCCGACGCGAAGGACTCCGCCGGCGCCGTGCCCGCTTCCGCTTACGCGACGGCCGCGCTGCGCAACCTCGACGCGAGCGGCGGGCTGTCGGGGAAGTGGGCCCACGTCAGGTCGGACACCGGCGCCTCCGCGAAGACCGCGTCCGCAGCCTCGTACGACCGCCACGACGACCGGTTCGAGCAGGTCATGGCCTACTTCTGGGTCAACGAGGCGCAGGAGTACCTGCAGGGCCTGGGCTTCGGCACCGAGCTTCCCGGGGCCAACGACCGCGCCCAGCCCGTCCGCATCAACCAGTGGGGCGCCGACAACTCCTTCTTCACCGACAAGAAGGACGAGATCCGCTTCGGCAAGGGCGGGGTCGACGACGCCGAGGACGCCGAGGTGATCGTCCACGAGTACGGGCACGCGGTCCACGAGGCCCAGGTGCCCGGCTTCGGCACCTCCGTGGAGGCCGGCGCGATCGGCGAGGCCTTCGGTGACTACCTGGCCGTGGAGGTCGGCTCCGCGGCGGTCGCCCGGTACGGCTGGGTCCGTACGGCGGACGAGGCGTGCGTGGCCGACTGGGACTCCGTCCCGTACAGCGAGGCCCCGCACTGCCTGCGCCGGATCGACGGTTCCAAGGTCTACGCGGATCGGGTGGGCCAGGTCCACGCGGACGGCCAGATCTGGTCCCGCGCGCTCTTCGACATCCGGGGCGCCCTCGGAGCCCGGACCGCGGACCGGATCATCGTCAACGCACAGTTCGGCTTCGCGCCCGACACGAGCTTCACGGACGCGGCGCTGAAGACGATCGCGACCGCCGAGCAGATGTACGGCAGCGGCGCGGCGGACGCGGTGCGCGGAGCGTTCCAGGCCCGCCAGATCCCGGGCGTCTAA
- the codA gene encoding cytosine deaminase → MRMIVRGARLLNAHGLSDVEVGEDGRIARVVPYDDQKEPPATGTLVEAHGCLLTAPFVEPHIHLDTALTAGEPRPNASGTLWEGIACWSERKRTLTREDVIARAAEVLRWQAAQGVLHVRTHCDITDPTLTALDALLEVRDRVREFMTLQIVAFPQEGIVSFPDGEALLREAVVRGADVVGAIPHFEDTREDGVASLTKAFALAEEHGLRVDAHCDEIDDEQSRFVEVLATLALRSGLRERATASHTTAMGSYNGAYSFKLQRLLARSGINLVANPFANLNLQGRFDAYPKRRGLTQVKEMLAAGVNVAFGHDDVMDPWNALGTANPLQTALVGLYAAQLTGADEIPLAFSMVTDRAARVLGLTGAEYGITAGAPASFVLLPAPSPEEAVRRQVRPRYVVSRGTVLAETPPAPTRLNWPGEPPSEVDFSRRLR, encoded by the coding sequence ATGCGGATGATCGTCCGGGGCGCCCGGCTGCTGAACGCACACGGCCTGTCCGACGTCGAGGTCGGTGAGGACGGCCGCATCGCACGGGTGGTTCCGTACGACGACCAGAAGGAGCCACCGGCCACGGGCACCCTCGTCGAGGCCCACGGCTGCCTCCTCACCGCCCCCTTCGTCGAGCCGCACATCCACCTCGACACGGCCCTGACCGCGGGCGAACCGCGCCCCAACGCCTCCGGCACCCTCTGGGAGGGCATCGCCTGCTGGAGCGAGCGCAAGCGGACCCTGACCCGCGAGGACGTCATCGCGCGCGCCGCCGAGGTGCTGCGCTGGCAGGCGGCGCAGGGCGTGCTGCACGTACGCACCCACTGCGACATCACCGACCCCACCCTCACGGCGCTCGACGCGCTCCTCGAAGTGCGCGACCGGGTACGGGAATTCATGACCCTGCAGATCGTCGCGTTCCCGCAGGAGGGCATCGTCTCCTTCCCGGACGGCGAGGCGCTGCTGCGCGAGGCGGTCGTGCGCGGCGCGGACGTCGTCGGCGCGATCCCGCACTTCGAGGACACCCGCGAGGACGGGGTGGCCTCGCTGACGAAGGCGTTCGCGCTGGCCGAGGAGCACGGGCTGCGGGTGGACGCGCACTGCGACGAGATCGACGACGAGCAGTCCCGCTTCGTGGAGGTGCTGGCCACCCTGGCGCTCCGCTCGGGCCTGCGCGAACGCGCCACGGCCTCCCACACCACGGCCATGGGCTCCTACAACGGCGCGTACAGCTTCAAACTCCAGCGCCTGCTGGCCCGTTCCGGCATCAACCTGGTCGCCAACCCCTTCGCCAACCTCAACCTCCAGGGGCGTTTCGACGCCTACCCCAAGCGGCGCGGCCTCACCCAGGTCAAGGAGATGCTGGCGGCGGGGGTCAACGTGGCCTTCGGCCACGACGACGTCATGGACCCCTGGAACGCGCTCGGTACCGCCAACCCGCTGCAGACCGCCCTCGTCGGCCTGTACGCCGCCCAGCTCACCGGAGCCGACGAGATCCCGCTGGCCTTCTCGATGGTGACGGACCGTGCGGCCCGCGTCCTCGGCCTGACCGGGGCGGAGTACGGCATCACGGCTGGCGCCCCCGCCTCCTTCGTCCTGCTCCCGGCACCCTCGCCCGAGGAGGCGGTACGCCGCCAGGTCCGCCCCCGCTACGTCGTCTCGCGGGGCACCGTCCTCGCCGAGACCCCGCCGGCGCCCACCCGGCTGAACTGGCCGGGGGAGCCCCCGTCGGAGGTCGACTTCAGCCGCCGCCTACGCTGA
- a CDS encoding flotillin family protein encodes MSPVVTAVVGVVVLLVLLALAVVTRYKVAGPSEAFIITGRRGKRSTDPTTGQVVTDNTGQKVVVGGGVFVVPFVQQRFTLDLSSRHIPVAVRGAVTLRGIKANLEGVAIVKVGGTEEAIRAAAQRFLQQQDGIVGFTQEVLSGALRAIVGRMSVEDIIRDRAAFAGQVAEEAEASLSGQGLVLDAFQIQDITTEGSYLEDLGRPEAARAKQEADIAEANARRTAAQARLKAEEEIAVAERTLYLRQAEIKAETDAAAAQANAAGPLAEADRQQQVLAEQEKVAERQAALTDRQLDTQVRKPADARRYEAEQEAEAKRVARVKQAEAERLAAIAAAQAEAERSRLTGEGEKQRRSALAEAEAIEGAKRGEAERARRAAIAEAVRLEGDAEAASISVRGAAEADAMNRKAEAFERYGDAAVLQMLIEVLPQVVGKAAEPLAAIDKLTVISTDGASKLSRTVTDNVAQGMELLSSTTGVDLAELLKGLTAGKAPQEPAATGLNGKIAITD; translated from the coding sequence ATGAGTCCTGTCGTCACCGCGGTCGTGGGGGTGGTCGTCCTCCTCGTCCTGCTGGCCCTGGCCGTCGTCACCCGCTACAAAGTCGCCGGTCCCAGCGAGGCGTTCATCATCACGGGCCGGCGCGGCAAGAGGTCCACGGACCCCACGACCGGCCAGGTCGTGACCGACAACACCGGTCAGAAGGTCGTGGTCGGCGGCGGGGTCTTCGTCGTCCCCTTCGTGCAGCAGCGCTTCACCCTCGACCTGTCCAGCCGCCACATCCCCGTCGCCGTCCGCGGCGCGGTGACCCTGCGCGGCATCAAGGCCAACCTCGAAGGCGTCGCGATCGTCAAGGTCGGCGGCACCGAGGAGGCCATCCGCGCCGCCGCCCAGCGCTTCCTCCAACAGCAGGACGGCATCGTCGGCTTCACCCAGGAAGTGCTCTCCGGCGCCCTGCGGGCGATCGTCGGCCGCATGTCGGTCGAGGACATCATCCGCGACCGTGCCGCCTTCGCCGGGCAGGTCGCGGAGGAGGCCGAGGCCAGCCTCTCCGGCCAGGGACTCGTCCTCGACGCCTTCCAGATCCAGGACATCACCACCGAGGGCTCCTACCTGGAAGACCTCGGACGGCCCGAGGCCGCCCGCGCCAAGCAGGAGGCCGACATCGCGGAGGCCAACGCCCGGCGCACCGCCGCGCAGGCGCGGTTGAAGGCCGAGGAGGAGATCGCGGTCGCCGAGCGCACCCTGTACCTGCGCCAGGCCGAGATCAAGGCCGAGACCGACGCCGCGGCCGCCCAGGCCAACGCCGCGGGCCCGCTGGCCGAGGCGGACCGCCAACAGCAGGTCCTCGCCGAGCAGGAGAAGGTCGCCGAACGCCAGGCCGCCCTGACCGACCGCCAGCTCGACACCCAGGTCCGCAAGCCGGCCGACGCGCGCCGCTACGAGGCCGAGCAGGAGGCGGAGGCCAAGCGGGTGGCCCGGGTCAAGCAGGCCGAGGCCGAACGCCTCGCCGCCATCGCCGCGGCCCAGGCGGAGGCCGAGCGCTCCCGCCTGACCGGTGAGGGCGAGAAGCAGCGCCGCTCCGCCCTGGCCGAGGCCGAGGCCATCGAGGGTGCCAAGCGCGGTGAGGCGGAGCGCGCCCGGCGGGCCGCCATCGCGGAAGCCGTCCGGCTGGAGGGCGACGCGGAGGCCGCGTCGATCTCCGTCAGGGGTGCCGCCGAGGCCGACGCGATGAACAGGAAGGCCGAGGCCTTCGAGCGCTACGGCGACGCCGCCGTCCTCCAGATGCTGATCGAGGTCCTCCCGCAGGTCGTCGGCAAGGCCGCCGAGCCGCTCGCCGCCATCGACAAGCTGACCGTCATCTCGACCGACGGCGCGAGCAAGCTCTCCCGCACCGTCACGGACAACGTCGCCCAGGGCATGGAACTCCTCAGCTCCACCACCGGAGTCGACCTCGCCGAGCTCCTGAAGGGGCTGACCGCCGGCAAGGCGCCGCAGGAACCCGCCGCGACCGGGCTCAACGGCAAGATCGCCATCACCGACTAG
- a CDS encoding PucR family transcriptional regulator produces the protein MADREAPENHVVGYAEILLDACATGRRLTRTELAARRTQGERAAEAGLPLRGLIREHLAAAQEVQPQLPSGATGSLLAVVEQAVDAFAEGYERAQRLAIRQDEAARREFIDDLLYGRSDLGRLAERAERFGLRLSQAHAVAVAEGPEPYGDGYPVARRIESAVLARFGNRHLLLATKDGRLICVAPGDQPEVLTYFAEQAYAVTNGGRIAIGRAHSGAGGVVHSYEEAINALDLAERMELDGPVLHAADLLVYPVLTRDRQAMADLVESMLGPLTRARGGAGPLLDTLIAYFDSGCVATEAARRLSLSVRALTYRLERIHTLTRADPADPAHRYALQTAVIGARLLGWPDQATAK, from the coding sequence GTGGCGGACCGGGAAGCGCCGGAGAACCATGTGGTGGGGTACGCCGAGATCCTGCTGGACGCGTGCGCCACGGGCCGCCGGCTCACCCGCACCGAGCTGGCGGCCCGCCGCACGCAGGGCGAGCGGGCGGCGGAAGCCGGACTGCCCCTGCGCGGGCTCATACGCGAGCATCTCGCCGCCGCGCAGGAGGTCCAGCCGCAGCTGCCGTCCGGCGCGACGGGCTCCTTGCTGGCGGTGGTCGAGCAGGCCGTGGACGCCTTCGCCGAGGGGTACGAGCGGGCCCAGCGCCTGGCGATACGTCAGGACGAGGCGGCCCGCCGCGAGTTCATCGACGACCTGCTGTACGGCCGCAGCGACCTGGGCCGCCTCGCCGAGCGCGCCGAGCGCTTCGGGCTGCGCCTCTCGCAGGCCCACGCGGTCGCCGTGGCCGAGGGCCCGGAACCGTACGGGGACGGCTACCCGGTCGCCCGCCGCATCGAGTCCGCGGTCCTGGCCCGCTTCGGGAACCGGCACCTCCTCCTGGCGACGAAGGACGGCAGGCTGATCTGCGTCGCGCCGGGCGATCAGCCCGAGGTCCTGACGTACTTCGCCGAGCAGGCGTACGCGGTCACCAACGGCGGCCGGATCGCGATAGGCCGGGCCCACTCGGGCGCCGGCGGGGTCGTCCACTCCTACGAGGAGGCCATCAACGCCCTCGACCTCGCGGAGCGGATGGAGCTGGACGGTCCGGTCCTGCACGCCGCCGACCTGCTGGTCTACCCGGTACTGACCCGCGACCGGCAGGCCATGGCCGACCTGGTGGAGAGCATGCTCGGCCCCCTGACCCGGGCCCGCGGCGGCGCCGGTCCGCTGCTGGACACCCTCATCGCCTACTTCGACAGCGGCTGCGTGGCCACCGAGGCCGCCCGCCGGCTCTCGCTGAGCGTACGGGCGCTGACGTACCGGCTGGAACGCATCCACACCCTCACCCGGGCCGACCCCGCCGACCCGGCGCACCGCTACGCCCTGCAGACCGCGGTGATCGGAGCCCGTCTGCTGGGCTGGCCGGATCAGGCCACCGCGAAGTAG
- a CDS encoding DUF5956 family protein, translating to MSWDEDGTPHPLALRRTGRSELDPDRLPEMRELEVLGWEPAPEELRWAFLPYVWPPAARTWIPDRSTHWAVETSLDGHGHITGVEAVPLPEADLHDLDAETDAALTALGLPPRPAGRLWLLRPVGPFSTVAELLAHLDALATERGVEPGTASPEFLTLVRTELGALQEHAG from the coding sequence ATGTCGTGGGACGAGGACGGAACACCGCACCCGCTCGCACTGCGCCGCACCGGACGCAGCGAACTGGACCCGGACCGGCTGCCCGAGATGCGGGAGCTGGAGGTGCTCGGCTGGGAGCCCGCGCCGGAGGAGCTCCGCTGGGCGTTCCTCCCGTACGTCTGGCCGCCGGCCGCCCGCACCTGGATCCCGGACCGCTCCACGCACTGGGCGGTGGAGACCTCGCTGGACGGCCACGGCCACATCACCGGCGTCGAGGCCGTCCCGCTTCCCGAGGCCGACCTGCACGACCTCGACGCCGAGACCGACGCCGCCCTGACCGCCCTCGGCCTGCCACCCCGCCCCGCGGGCCGCCTCTGGCTGCTCCGCCCGGTCGGCCCCTTCAGTACCGTCGCCGAACTCCTCGCCCACCTCGACGCCCTGGCCACCGAACGCGGGGTGGAGCCCGGGACCGCCTCCCCGGAGTTCCTCACCCTGGTCCGCACCGAACTGGGCGCCTTGCAGGAGCACGCCGGCTGA
- a CDS encoding bifunctional polysaccharide deacetylase/glycosyltransferase family 2 protein: MSKNRRRRLPRGRHSTVRNVPLRTHWLLLTALVVSLSAALLLQGYAHHMFDTTADGAARESGSSASVPEQIRSGGPVVEGAAGRVAGPGPKTIALTFDDGPDPVWTPKILDVLRRNQVPATFFTVGAQVSAHPELARRIVEDGHQIGVHTFTHTDLGAASAWRRSLELRESQLVIAGATGVTTPLLRPPYSSTNEALSDADWDTVVQAGQEGYLTVLTTQDSEDWRRPGVAEIVANSTPRGTDGQILLMHDAGGDRSQTVAALEQLLPDLKKAGFRFATVSDAVGLPAPVKPASTIDEWQGLALINALRASGWVLDALGWLLWAAGAISVLRAIAVFVAARRHVRTRRRPWGRPVTEPVSIIVPAYNESAGIEAAVRSLLASDHQVEVIVVDDGSTDGTADIVEALDLPGVRVIRQQNAGKPAALNTGIAAASCNLLVMVDGDTVFEPDAVRMIVQPFANRRVGAVSGNAKVVNRGGLLGRWQHIEYVVGFNLDRRLFDLAECMPTVPGAVGAFRREALLRVGGVSDITLAEDTDLTMALCRDGWRVVYEERAVAWTEAPASLGALWKQRYRWCYGTLQAMWKHRGALTQRGQAGKLGRRGLLYLLMFQVLLPLLAPVVDIFAVFGLIFLDPVRIIGLWCAFLFLQVLMGLYAFHLDKERPGPLWSLPLQQFVYRQLMYLVVIQSVFTAIAGSRLHWQRMERYGSLQVPTPGSAPQPPLPQPPPSYEQPQPGPVPPPVQPWPQETHDVAPWPPR, translated from the coding sequence GTGTCGAAGAACCGGCGCCGCCGCCTCCCCCGCGGGCGGCACAGCACGGTGCGCAACGTCCCCCTGCGCACCCACTGGCTGCTGCTGACCGCGCTCGTCGTCAGCCTCTCGGCGGCGCTGCTGCTACAGGGCTACGCCCACCACATGTTCGACACCACCGCCGACGGGGCGGCGCGCGAGTCCGGCTCCTCGGCCTCCGTGCCGGAGCAGATCCGCTCCGGCGGCCCGGTCGTCGAGGGGGCCGCCGGGCGAGTGGCAGGTCCCGGGCCCAAGACGATCGCCCTGACCTTCGACGACGGCCCCGACCCGGTCTGGACCCCGAAGATCCTCGACGTCCTGCGCCGCAACCAGGTGCCGGCCACCTTCTTCACCGTCGGCGCCCAGGTGTCCGCCCATCCCGAGCTGGCCCGCCGGATCGTCGAGGACGGCCACCAGATCGGCGTCCACACCTTCACCCACACCGACCTCGGCGCGGCCTCCGCGTGGCGGCGCTCCCTGGAGCTGCGCGAGAGCCAGCTCGTCATCGCCGGCGCCACCGGAGTGACCACCCCGCTGCTCCGGCCGCCCTACTCCTCGACCAACGAGGCCCTGAGCGACGCCGACTGGGACACCGTCGTACAGGCCGGTCAGGAGGGCTACCTCACCGTCCTCACCACCCAGGACAGCGAGGACTGGCGCCGCCCGGGCGTCGCGGAGATCGTCGCCAACTCCACCCCCCGGGGCACGGACGGCCAGATCCTGCTGATGCACGACGCGGGCGGCGACCGCTCGCAGACCGTCGCGGCGCTGGAGCAGCTCCTGCCCGACCTCAAGAAGGCGGGCTTCCGCTTCGCCACGGTCAGCGACGCGGTCGGCCTTCCGGCCCCCGTGAAGCCGGCCTCCACCATCGACGAGTGGCAGGGCCTGGCCCTGATCAACGCGCTGCGCGCCAGCGGCTGGGTGCTCGACGCGCTCGGCTGGCTGCTGTGGGCGGCGGGAGCCATCAGCGTGCTGCGCGCGATCGCCGTGTTCGTCGCCGCGCGCCGGCACGTCCGTACGCGCCGCAGGCCGTGGGGCAGGCCGGTCACCGAGCCGGTCAGCATCATCGTCCCCGCCTACAACGAGAGCGCCGGGATCGAGGCGGCCGTCCGCTCCCTGCTCGCCTCGGACCACCAGGTGGAGGTCATCGTCGTCGACGACGGCTCCACCGACGGCACCGCCGACATCGTCGAGGCCCTGGACCTGCCGGGCGTACGGGTCATCCGCCAGCAGAACGCCGGCAAGCCCGCGGCGCTCAACACCGGCATAGCCGCCGCCTCCTGCAACCTGCTCGTCATGGTGGACGGCGACACGGTCTTCGAACCGGACGCGGTCCGCATGATCGTCCAGCCCTTCGCCAACCGGCGGGTCGGAGCCGTCTCCGGCAACGCCAAGGTGGTCAACCGCGGCGGCCTGCTCGGGCGCTGGCAGCACATCGAGTACGTCGTCGGCTTCAACCTCGACCGGCGCCTCTTCGACCTCGCGGAGTGCATGCCCACGGTGCCGGGCGCGGTCGGCGCCTTCCGCCGGGAGGCGCTGCTGCGGGTCGGCGGGGTCAGCGACATCACCCTCGCCGAGGACACCGACCTCACCATGGCGCTGTGCCGCGACGGCTGGCGGGTGGTCTACGAGGAGCGGGCCGTCGCCTGGACCGAGGCTCCGGCCTCGCTCGGCGCGCTGTGGAAGCAGCGCTACCGCTGGTGCTACGGCACCCTGCAGGCCATGTGGAAGCACCGGGGCGCCCTCACCCAGCGGGGCCAGGCCGGCAAGCTGGGCCGCCGCGGACTGCTCTACCTGCTGATGTTCCAGGTGCTGCTGCCGCTGCTCGCGCCCGTCGTGGACATCTTCGCCGTCTTCGGCCTGATCTTCCTCGACCCGGTCCGCATCATCGGCCTGTGGTGCGCCTTCCTGTTCCTCCAGGTCCTGATGGGGCTGTACGCCTTCCACCTCGACAAGGAGCGGCCCGGACCGCTGTGGAGCCTGCCGCTCCAGCAGTTCGTCTACCGCCAGCTGATGTACCTGGTCGTCATCCAGTCGGTGTTCACCGCGATCGCCGGGTCGCGCCTGCACTGGCAGCGCATGGAACGCTACGGAAGCCTCCAGGTCCCCACCCCCGGCTCGGCACCGCAGCCCCCGCTGCCGCAGCCGCCCCCGTCGTACGAGCAGCCGCAGCCGGGTCCCGTACCCCCACCCGTCCAGCCGTGGCCCCAGGAGACCCACGACGTGGCACCCTGGCCGCCGCGCTGA
- a CDS encoding HD domain-containing protein, producing MTWTPDTASARAAYEIAAEYTDAALLNHSVRSYAFGAAYADRHGLAYDAELLYVSALLHDMGLTAPFDSHTLPFEEAGGHVARVLTAGLGWPPARRARAEEVIVLHMRDDVSAAEDVESHLLQVGTSADVSGLRLADFDSAFTGALLKDRPRLGFGAAFLALVEDQAARKPACAAAAYVAGGAAGRILSNPMERVG from the coding sequence ATGACGTGGACTCCTGACACCGCATCGGCCCGGGCCGCTTACGAGATCGCCGCCGAGTACACCGACGCGGCCCTCCTGAACCACTCGGTCCGCTCCTACGCCTTCGGCGCCGCGTACGCGGACCGCCACGGCCTCGCGTACGACGCGGAACTCCTCTACGTCAGCGCCCTGCTCCACGACATGGGCCTGACCGCGCCCTTCGACAGCCACACCCTGCCCTTCGAGGAGGCCGGCGGCCACGTCGCCCGCGTCCTGACGGCCGGCCTGGGCTGGCCGCCGGCCCGCCGCGCCCGGGCCGAGGAAGTGATCGTGCTGCACATGCGGGACGACGTGAGCGCCGCCGAGGACGTCGAGAGCCACCTCCTCCAGGTCGGCACCAGCGCCGACGTCTCGGGACTGCGCCTCGCCGACTTCGACTCCGCCTTCACCGGGGCCCTGCTGAAGGACCGCCCCCGCCTCGGCTTCGGCGCGGCCTTCCTCGCCCTCGTCGAGGACCAGGCCGCCCGCAAGCCGGCCTGCGCGGCGGCCGCGTACGTCGCGGGCGGCGCGGCGGGACGCATCCTCTCCAACCCCATGGAGCGCGTCGGATAG